The genomic region CAAAACTGCTGGCATCCGTGTTATCATGATTACCGGAGACCACGCCAAAACAGCCCTTGCTATCGGACACGACCTGGGTCTTGTGCCTTCTCTTGACTCTTCTTTCGTTCTTACTGGTAAAGATCTTGAAAAAATAAGTGACCAGGAGCTTTCGCAAAAACTGTCGCAAGTTTCGATATTTGCCCGGGTTTCTCCAGAACATAAACTGCGTCTGGTAAAACTCCTTAAAACAAAAGGAGAAATCGTTGCCATGACAGGAGACGGGGTAAACGATGCCCCGGCCCTTAAGGCGGCAGATATTGGTATTGCCATGGGGATTACGGGTACCGAAGTTGCCAAGGAGGCCTCAGACATTATCCTAGCTGATGATAACTTTGCCACCATAGTTGCTGCGGTTGAAGAAGGGCGAAATATCTTTGACAACATAAAAAAGTACATGCTCTTTCTCTTGAGCTTTAATCTCTCAGAAATACTGGTATTGATTGGGGGATTCTTGAAGGGTCTTCCGCTTCCTTTGACGGCTGTTCACATTCTTTGGATCAATCTTGTAACAAATGGCCCCCCTGCCTTGGCCCTGGGGGTTGATCCTCCTGCTCCTGACATTATGGCCCGACCACCTAGGCCCCCTGAAGAAGGGATTTTTACCAAGCGTCTTGTTTCTCTCATTGCTGGGCTGGCAACACTTATCGCCATATTTTTATTGCCGATTTTTGTTTACGCGCTCTCTTCTGGACACGCTGTTATAGAGGCTCAGACGGTACTCTTTACTGGGTTTGTGCTTTTTGCCGTGGCGGTTGCTTATGTGTCTCGCTCTGAGCATTTAAATCTCTGGCAATTCAACCCCCTTGCTAACAAATGGCTGAATTTAAGCGTACTATTCATGGTGGTCTCACAAATCATAATTGTTTACTCGCCTTTTTTGCACAAATATCTTCATACGGTTTCCCTTAAAGCCTCATGGTGGGTAGCTTTATCTTTAGCTGCAGTTGCCTACCTGGCCATTGCGGAAATAATTAAGTTTGTCTTTGTGCGCATATTCCGCTAAAAGAAATACGATAATTCTTGGCTTGTTATCAATTTGCATTAAAGTTAGGTGCCATGGATACTTATGGAATAATTGGCTGGCCGGTTTCTCATTCCTTATCTCCTGCTATGCACAATGCGGCTTTTAAAGCCTTGGGCATTAAAGCGGTTTATGGCCTTCTCCCCCTGCATCCCTCAAAACTAAAAGAAGGAATAGAAGGCATTAGGGTGCTTAACATAAAAGGTGTTTCTGTTACGGTGCCTCACAAAGAGAATGTTATGGCCTTTCTTGATGAAGTTGACAATATTGCTCGTGAAATTGGGGCAGTTAACATCATAATAAACCAAGAAGGTAAGCTTTTTGGTGTAAATACCGATTGGATCGGTGCAAAAAAAGCTATCGAGCAAAAAATAAATCTTTCTGGGAAAAAGGCCGTAGTTATTGGGGCAGGGGGGGCTGCGCGTGCGGTGGTTTATGCCTTGGTGAAAGGTGGGGCTCAGGTACTAATCTTTAACCGCACTTACGAAAAAGCTCAAAAACTGGCAAGTGAACTAGGGGGAGAGCCTTTCCCTTTATCCCAAATCAAAAATGCCACAGGAGATGTTTTAGTTCAGACCACAAGTGTGGGGCTTAATGAAGACCAAAGCCCCGTGCCTAAAGAAATTCTTTCACGGTTTAAAGTGGTAATGGATATTGTATACAAACCCCTTGAAACACGTCTTCTCAGAGAGGCCAAAGAGGCAGGTTGTGAGGTAATAGACGGTTTAGAAATGCTCGTTTATCAGGGAGTTGAGCAATTCTTTTTGTGGAAAAATATTAGACCTTCTGCAGAGCTTATGCGCAAAGCGGCTTTAGAAGAATTATCAGGAGAAAAAAATGGACGCTAAAAAAGTCACACCAGTAGCAAAACCTCTTAATGCCAAAGTAAAAGTTCCTGGCTCCAAGAGCATCACCCAGCGTGCTCTCATTTGCGCCGCCCTAGCAGAAGGTGAGTCTTTTTTAGAGGGAGCCCTGCGCAGTGAAGACCCTGATCTTTTGGCCCATGCTTTAACTAGTACCGGAGTTAGTGTTGAGTTTGCGGCAGATAGTTTCAGGGTAAAAGGGGTAGGGGGGCGCCCTCATCTTTCAGGAAAAGAAATATTTATGGGCAATAACGGCACAGGGACCAGATTTTTTCTTGCCTTTGCTTCATTGGGCAGGGGGACTCCTATTGTGGTCACGGGGACCAAGCGCCTTTGTGAAAGGCCTTTTAAACCTCTCATCGACGCCCTTAGAGCTTGGGGGGCTGAGCTTCGTTCGCTTAAAAATGAAGGTTTTTTGCCAGTGGAAATCCAGGGTGGCGGCTTAAGCGGCCAAGAAGTAGAAGTTTCTGTAACAGAAAGTAGCCAGTTTCTTTCAGCTCTTCTTTTAGTAGGGCCATATACTAAAGAGCCTGCCAAGATAAAACTTACTAGCCCTTTGGTTTCCAGGCCGTACGTAGATCTTACCATAGCCATTATGCGCGCCTTTGGCGCAGAAATTACTGAAAAAGAAAGTCTTTTTTCTGTTTCCCATAAAAGGTATCAGCCAAAGAAATTCAAAGTAGAAGGGGACGCTTCAAGTGCTTCTTATTTTTTGGCAGCGGCGGCTTTAGCAGGCGGACAGGTAACAGTAACGAACTTGCCCAAGGAATCTTTACAAGGGGATTCTGCCTTTGCTGGCATCCTTTCACGCATGGGCTGTGAGGTTTCTTACCAAGATGGCGTTACGGTAAAAAGAGATCTTGCGAAGCCTCTTAAGGCTATCGACATCAATATGGGGCGCTATCCAGACCTTGTTCCTACTTTGGCTGTAGTGGCAGCTAAGGCCCAGGGTAAAACCTTGATAAGGGGAGTTCCTCACCTGCGCTTTAAAGAAACAGATAGGCTGAAAGCTGTAGCTAATGAACTAAAAAAGTGTGGCGTGCCAGTAGAGGAACTCGAAGACGGCTTGATTATCGAAGGTCAAGAAAAAATAAAAGGTGCCAAAATAGAAACTTATGAAGACCACCGCATCGCCATGGCTTTTGCTATTTTAGGATTGGTTGTTCCAGGAATTATTATTAAAAATCCTAGTTGTGTGGCAAAATCTTTCCCTAATTTTTGGGAAGTTTTAGAAGGTCTTTACCGGCAATGAAGATAATTTTAATCGGTTTTAGAGCTACTGGAAAAACTACCGTGGGAAAAAAACTTGCCGAGCTTCTTTCTATACCTTTTTTAGACCTTGACGAATATATCGTTAAAAAGGCCGGAAAGACCATTTCCGAAATAGTAGAAGAAAAAGGCTGGCCGGCTTTCAGGGAGTTAGAAAAAGAAGCCCTGTTTGAAATGAGCAAGAAGGACAACCTGGTATTGGCCTTAGGGGGTGGGGCTGTTATGCATGCTGATGAGATGGACCTTATCAAGGCTAATAGCTCTGTGATCTGGCTTAAGTCCCATCCGGAAATCATTTTAAAACGGCTCAGCGAAGACGAAAAAACCTGTGCTTTTCGCCCTGCTTTAACTGACAAAGATCTAGCCGAAGAAATAAGCCTTCTGTTAAGCAAAAGAGAACCCCTTTACGAAAAATACGCCGATTTAACCGTAGAAACAGATCACAAAGCTCCCCAGGAAATAGCAGAGGAAATTTTTTTCTCTTTGAAACAATCAAGGGCTTTAAACTAGCGTATAAACTCAAATAAAATAGGAAAAATTTTTCACACTAAGGGAAAAATTTTTACACTTTGTAACAATTCTTTCTCTCAAAGCCAATCATTTTTTGTCAGTCCTTGGCATTTTTACACCGAAAAATTATTAAGAGACCTTTGCAAAACCCTAGGATAAGCTCCTATTTTTCGTCGAAAGATAAATAAATTTGGCATATTATTTGCTTAAATTTTGAAAATCAAAATAGGGGAGGGGGGTTATGCACCATATATTTTTAATTTGCTTTTTTTAATGACTTTTTCTTCAACTTTACTAGCAGCCCACATACATTTTGAAGAATTCTTTTTAAAAGACGTAACCCTAAATAGCACTAATCCGTTTTACGAATGGACTTTTGATTTAGAAAATGACGATCTTTATTTTTGGTACATAGAAGAAGATAATGTTCAGAATCAGGGATTTGATTTTGTAACAATCGAGCCCAATCAAGATATAAATGATGTGACGCTATATGATGGCTGGTTCTTAGGGAGAATCCTTCCAGGAAATGACATTCATTATGCTTATTTGACTATGAGATTTACTAGCCAGAACCATAATTGTTGCCATAACGGTAATTGTAGCACCTGTGATGCAGAAGCCAGGTTGATCCTTGATAATTCAATTTATGGCGACTATACCATTGATGGAGGAAATGTTTTTAACAATATCAATGTGCTTACATATGTCGAGGATGATCATAAGCTCATTGTTAAATTACAATTAGCGTCATGCTCAGGCGGCGGCTGCTGCGGCTGCTGCGATTGTGACATTAAAGTGGACTGGGTAAAAATTTCAGGTTGCTTTGAGTGCGATGTTTGTGATCCCATCCCTGAGCCTTCAACTATAGTGTTGCTGGGGATAGGGATGTTTAGCGTCGTTACTATTTTCCGCCGCAAATTAAAACGCAATGGCCTTTCTTAATCTTGCAGCCCGGGTTTATTCGGGATAGAATCCCTATCCAGACGAAAGCCCGGGTGGCGGAACTGGTAGACGCAGGGGACTT from Thermodesulfatator atlanticus DSM 21156 harbors:
- a CDS encoding shikimate dehydrogenase, coding for MDTYGIIGWPVSHSLSPAMHNAAFKALGIKAVYGLLPLHPSKLKEGIEGIRVLNIKGVSVTVPHKENVMAFLDEVDNIAREIGAVNIIINQEGKLFGVNTDWIGAKKAIEQKINLSGKKAVVIGAGGAARAVVYALVKGGAQVLIFNRTYEKAQKLASELGGEPFPLSQIKNATGDVLVQTTSVGLNEDQSPVPKEILSRFKVVMDIVYKPLETRLLREAKEAGCEVIDGLEMLVYQGVEQFFLWKNIRPSAELMRKAALEELSGEKNGR
- the aroA gene encoding 3-phosphoshikimate 1-carboxyvinyltransferase gives rise to the protein MDAKKVTPVAKPLNAKVKVPGSKSITQRALICAALAEGESFLEGALRSEDPDLLAHALTSTGVSVEFAADSFRVKGVGGRPHLSGKEIFMGNNGTGTRFFLAFASLGRGTPIVVTGTKRLCERPFKPLIDALRAWGAELRSLKNEGFLPVEIQGGGLSGQEVEVSVTESSQFLSALLLVGPYTKEPAKIKLTSPLVSRPYVDLTIAIMRAFGAEITEKESLFSVSHKRYQPKKFKVEGDASSASYFLAAAALAGGQVTVTNLPKESLQGDSAFAGILSRMGCEVSYQDGVTVKRDLAKPLKAIDINMGRYPDLVPTLAVVAAKAQGKTLIRGVPHLRFKETDRLKAVANELKKCGVPVEELEDGLIIEGQEKIKGAKIETYEDHRIAMAFAILGLVVPGIIIKNPSCVAKSFPNFWEVLEGLYRQ
- a CDS encoding shikimate kinase yields the protein MKIILIGFRATGKTTVGKKLAELLSIPFLDLDEYIVKKAGKTISEIVEEKGWPAFRELEKEALFEMSKKDNLVLALGGGAVMHADEMDLIKANSSVIWLKSHPEIILKRLSEDEKTCAFRPALTDKDLAEEISLLLSKREPLYEKYADLTVETDHKAPQEIAEEIFFSLKQSRALN
- a CDS encoding PEP-CTERM sorting domain-containing protein, which produces MKIKIGEGGYAPYIFNLLFLMTFSSTLLAAHIHFEEFFLKDVTLNSTNPFYEWTFDLENDDLYFWYIEEDNVQNQGFDFVTIEPNQDINDVTLYDGWFLGRILPGNDIHYAYLTMRFTSQNHNCCHNGNCSTCDAEARLILDNSIYGDYTIDGGNVFNNINVLTYVEDDHKLIVKLQLASCSGGGCCGCCDCDIKVDWVKISGCFECDVCDPIPEPSTIVLLGIGMFSVVTIFRRKLKRNGLS